The window CGGTCTCATCTTCCCCCGTGCGCGGGAAGCGAGTCGTGCCCGTGCGGATCCCGGTCGCAGGTCGCGTCGGCGTCAGTCCCGGGTCGGCGGGCCGGTCGTCGCACGCGTGAAGAACGGTGTTCTGGGCAGCCGCTCCAACACGCACCCAGGGCCGGAACCGCACAGAATGCCAGTACCTCGCACAGGCGCACGGAGCGCACAGCACCAAAGGGCAAGGGTGACGCGGTGGTGAACGTGACACCCGACGGGCAGGCCGGTCCCTCCGGCTCGACCGCGCCGCCGGCGGCCGCCACGGGACTGCCGCCGCAGGTCCGTCAGGAGCTGACCCGCCGGCTGCGGCGCAGCAGGCGCGTCCTGCGCGAGGAGGACGTGCAGATCGTCGAGCCGCCGCTGCTCAGGCGCGCGGTGGGCGCCTCCGCCCTCGGCAACTGCATGGAGTGGTTCGACTTCGGCGTATACAGCTACCTCGCCGCCACCATCGGCAAGGTCTTCTTCCCCGGCGCCTCCCCCGGCGCCCAGGTGATCTCCTCCTTCGCGACGTTCGCCGCGGCCTTCGTGGTGCGTCCCCTCGGCGGCCTCGTGTTCGGCCCGCTCGGGGACCGGATCGGCCGGCAGAAGGTGCTCGCCACCACGATGATCATGATGGCGGTGGGCACGTTCGCCATCGGCCTGATCCCCGGCTACAAAACCCTCGGCATCGCCGCCCCGATCCTCCTGCTGCTCGCCCGGATGGTCCAGGGCTTCTCCACGGGCGGCGAGTACGGCGGCGCCACCACCTTCGTCGCCGAGTACTCCCCCGACCGCCGCCGCGGCTTCCTCTCGAGCTGGCTCGACTTCGGCACCTTCGTCGGCTACGCGCTGGGCTCCGCCCTGGTCACCGCGCTGAACCTGCTCCTCACGGACGCCCAGATGATCGCCTGGGGCTGGCGGGTCCCGTTCCTGATCGCCGGACCGCTCGGTGTGATCGGCCTGTACATGCGGCTGCGGCTGGAGGAGTCGCCCGCCTTCCAGCAGCAGCTCGACGAGCACGAGCGGAGCCTGGCCCAGAAGTCGGCGGGCAGCGAACTGCGGTCCGTCGTCAGGAACCACTGGGGCGCCCTGCTGATCTGCATGGGCCTGGTGCTGCTCTACAACGTCACCAACTACATGGTCACCGGCTTCCTGCCCACCTACCAGACCGAGACCCTGCACCGCTCCAGCGGCTCCGCCGACCTACTGGTGCTGCTGGGCATGGTGTGGATCGTGCTGCTGATCACCTTCATCGGCCGGCTCAGCGACCACGTCGGACGGCGCCCGGTCTACGGGGTCGCGGCCGCCGCGGTGATCGTCCTCGCGGTCCCCGCGTTCCTGCTGATCAAGATGCAGGGGACCTGGGCGCCGGTCTGCGGCGTGCTGATCCTGTCCACGCTGCTGGCCTGCTTCGCCGCGCCGAGCGCCGCCACCCTGCCCGCGCTCTTCCCGACCGCGGTGCGTTACGCGGCCATGGGCATCGGCTTCAACTTCGCCGTCGCCGCGTTCGGCGGCACCACCCCTCTGGTGACCGAGGCCCTGGTCAACGTCACGGGCAACGACATGATGCCCGCCTACTACCTCATGCTGGCCGGCGCGATCGGCCTGGTGACCGTGAGGTTCCTGCCGGAGAGCGCCCAGGTGCCGCTCAACGGCTCCCAGCCGATGGTGGGCTCCGCGCGGGAGCGGCAGGAACTGATCACCACGTCGCGGGCCCTGTACAAGGCCGGCGAGTGGACGCCCGGGACCTAGCCCCGCGGCGGGGCCGCGTCGCGCACCCGCGTGGACATGCTGGGCGCGTATGGCTGGTGTACGGTCCCGGTATGCCGTAGGTGCGTGGACTTCGCAGCTGACGGACAGGCCGCGGCGGGCACGCGCCCGAGGAGTGCCCATGTCCCAGCAAGAGAACATCGCCGCACAGGCTGCTTTCGGAGAGGCCGTCGTCACAGGCAACCTCGACGACCTGGCCGGGATCGTCGCCCCCGACTCGATCGATCATGATCCCGCCCCAGGACAGGCGCCGGGGCCCGAAGGGTACAAGGCCATGTTCGGCGAGTTGCGAACAGCCTTTCCCGACTTGCACGTCGAGGTGGAGCATCTGGTGGTCACCGACGACGAGTTGGCCTTCGCCTACACCATCACGGGTACGCATCTGGGTTCACTGATGGGGCGACCGGCGACCGGCAAGAAGGTGAGCTACCGGGGCATGCAGATCAGCCGCTTCGACGGCGACGGCAAGCTCGTCGAACGCTGGGGAAGCAGCGACGAACTCGGCATGCTGCGTCAACTCGGCCTCGCCCCGGTGTGACCCCCGCGAGCGGGTTGGCCGCGCGCCAGTTCCGCGGGCATCGGCCCGGGCCTCTTGAGGAGGAATGCGGTGACGAAGCAAGAGGCGGGCTCCTCCGGAGCCGGTGCACCGGGGATCTTGAGCGTGGCCAGTCCGTTCACCGTGGCCGAGACCGTGGAGCGGCTCAAGCGAGCCATCGAGGCCGGCGGGATGACCCTGTTCGCGGTGGTGGATCACGGCGCAGGCGCCCAGAGCGTCGGGCTGACGATGAATGACACCCAAGTGCTGACCTTCGGCAATCCGCGGGGCGGGACGCCCGCGATGGCGGCGCGACCGCTCCTGGCACTCGAGCTCCCGCTCAAGGCTCTGGTGTGGGACGACGGCCACGGCCAGGTACGAGTCGCCTACCAGGACGCGGCCGAGCTGGGACGCCGCTACAAGGTCCCGGCGGAGCTGATGACCCCGCTGTCAGGCGTGGGCGATCTGGTACGGACCGCACTCGCAAGCTGACAGGGGTACCCAGGCGTCCAGGTGAGTGCGGCCCCGTGCTGGTGCGGCCGAGGATCCCGCCCCGGACGAGGTGCGCAAGGTCCTGACGCGATGGCTGGGCGAGGCCGACCGACAGGAGGCGTGATCGGGGCTCTCGGCCTCGTAGCCCGAGCTGCGCCCCGACCTCGTGCTCGTGCTACTCCTCCGTCATGGGAGAGTGGTCCCCTACACAGGGCAGGTCGGGAGGAAGTGCAGTGCCGGAAGGGCGCCCGAAGCGTTCGAGCAAGTCGCGTCTCGCGGTGATCGCGCTGATCGTCGGTCTGGGCACCTGGCTGGGCTTCGTGTGCTATTCGATCGCGACAGAAGCCCCGCCCGGCGCGCCGAGCATGGCCGCGCTGGCCGGCATGGCCCAGAAGGCGGCCGCCGACCGGGACGCGGACGGCCTCCAGACGCTGTTCGACGAGGACACCGTCTCCGACGACTACGCCGCCGACTACCTGGACCGGCTGGGCGAGCACGCCCCTGCCTTGCAGGCCCGGGTGGAGCACCGCGACGGACACGACTTCCTGCTGCTGCGCTCCGCGCAGGGCGACTCCGTGTGCACGGCCTGGCACATCACCGAGCGGGACGGCCGCCGGCTGCTGGACGGTGTGCCGCCGGCCGAGAACCTGTGCGCACCCTGACGGAAGACCGGTGTTTCCGCAGGTGATCCCAACCTTTCCGGCTGCGGATGCATCCCCTGCCGCCGTCGGCCATGCTGGGAGGAACCCCCGGCGTTAAGGAGTATGCGATGAGCATGCTGGACAAGCTCAAGGGACTGCTGAAGGGTCACGAGGAGCAGGCCGGCAAGGGCATCGGCAAGGGCGGCGACTACGTCGACGAGCGGACCCAGGGCAAGTACCGGAGCCAGGTCGACACGGGTCAGGACAAACTCAAGGAGCAGCTCGGCCGGCCGGACCCGGGTCAGGACCAGCCGCCGCAGTGACGCCCCCGTGATCAGGAGCGCCGGCCCGGTGGGCCGGTACGACGGGCTCGGGCCGCCCCCGCGAGGAGGGCGGCCCGAGTGCGTTCGGCACAGGTGGGGCGGGACGGGTCCGCGGTGTCAGGGCCGCGCGAGGGCCAACGCCAGGACGGCCGCCCCGGCGAGCACCGCGAGGGCCATGAGGACGAGCGCGAAGCAGCGCGCCCGCAACTGGCGGTAGCGCTGTTCGTACTCGCCGCGCAGCGCCCGGCACCGTTCGGCGATCCGCTGGAGGTCCGCCCGGGCCCGCAGCAGACAGTCGGAGACGTAGTACTCCTCGATCTCCTCGCGCTGCGCCGCGGTCAGCCACTGCATGGGCTCGGTGAAGGCACGGGCCCGCTGCTCGGCCTCGGCGACGCGGGTCTGCCAGAGCAGATAGCCCTCGACCTGCTCGACGAGTCCGGTGGGCCCGCCCGGCTGCCCGTCCGGGCGCTCCGCCGCTTCGGTCATCCTGGCAGGCCCAGGTTCTCCCGCTTGTCCGTGACCGAGACCTCCGGGTGGTGCAGGTCGAAGGCCGGGGACTCGCTGCGGATCACGGGCAGGGTGACGAAGTTGTGCCGCGGCGGCGGGCAGGAGGTGGCCCACTCCAGGGAGCGGCCGTAGCCCCACGGGTCGTCGGTGTCGACTTTCTCGCCGTACTTGGCCGTCTTCCAGACGTTGTAGAAGAACGGCAGCATCGACAGACCCAGCAGGAACGACCCGATGCTGGAGATCTCGTTGAGCGTCGTGAAGCCATCAGCGGCGAGATAGTCGGCGTACCGACGCGGCATGCCCTCCGCGCCCAGCCAGTGCTGCACCAGGAACGTGGTGTGGAAGCCGACAAACAACGTCCAGAAGGTCATCTTCCCCAGGCGCTCGTCGAGCATCTTGCCGGTGAACTTCGGCCACCAGAAGTGGAATCCGGCGAACATCGCGAAGACCACCGTGCCGAAGACGACGTAGTGGAAGTGTGCCACCACGAAGTAGCTGTCGGAGACCTCGAAGTCCAGTGGCGGCGAGGCCAGGATGACACCGGTCAGACCACCGAAGAGGAAGGTGATCAGGAAGCCGGTCGACCACAGCATCGGCGTCTCGAACGACAGCGAACCGTTCCACATGGTGCCGACCCAGTTGAAGAACTTCACACCGGTCGGAACCGCGATCAGGAAGGTCATGAAGGCGAAGAAGGGCAGCAGCACACCACCAGTGACGAACATGTGGTGCGCCCACACCGTCACCGACAGGCCCGCGATCGAGATCGTCGCGCCGACCAGGCCCATGTAGCCGAAGATCGGCTTGCGGGAGAAGACCGGGATGACCTCACTGACGATGCCGAAGAACGGCAGCGCGATGATGTACACCTCGGGGTGCCCGAAAAACCAGAACAGGTGCTGCCACAGCAGCGAACCGCCGTTGGCCGCCTCGAAGACATGGGCGCCCCACTTGCGGTCCACCTCCAGGGTGAGCAGCGCGGCCGCCAGGACCGGGAAGGCCAGCAGGACCAGCACCGCGGTCAGCAGCACGTTCCAGGTGAAGATCGGCATGCGGAACATGGTCATGCCCGGCGCGCGCATGCAGATGATCGTGGTGATGAAGTTGACGGCGCCGAGGATGGTGCCGAAGCCGGACATGCCCAGGCCGAGGATCCACAGGTCCGCGCCCAGGCCCGGTGTGTGGATGACGTCGTTCAGCGGGGCGTAGGCGAACCAGCCGAAGTCGGCGGCGCCCTGGGGGGTGAGGAAGCCGGCCACCGCGATCAGCGAGCCGAACAGGTACAGCCAGTAGGCGAACATGTTCAGCCGCGGGAAGGCCACGTCCGGGGCACCGATCTGCAGCGGCATGATCCAGTTCGTGAAGCCCGCGAACAGCGGCGTCGCGAACATCAGCAGCATGATCGTGCCGTGCATCGTGAACATCTGGTTGAACTGGTCGTTCGACAGCATTTGCAGACCCGGGCGGGCCAGTTCGGCGCGCATCACCAGCGCCATGATGCCGCCGAGCAGGAAGAAAGCGAAGGAGGTGATCAGATACAGGGAGCCGATCGTCTTGTGATCGGTCGTCGTCACCCAGTTCACCACCACGGCACCGGGCCTCAGGTGACGACGGGGAGCGGCGGTTTCCCGCGTGGTGTGCTGGACGTCTGTCATGCGGCCCGTGACACGCTTTCTCTCGGGAGATGGGTACACGAAGGTCCACGCGGTTCTCCCGCAGGGCCCGCCTTCCATCCTTCCGCCTCACGCCGCCGAACCGGAGACGGCCATCGCCTGGACGGAGTAACACCCGGCGAATTGCACCCGGTTGGCCTACGTGCCTCACGCTCATGGCGGGCACCGGGCGCGGCGCGGCCGGCACGGCGTGCGGCGCGGGCCTACCCGGTGGCGGACGGGGGCAGTTGGGCCGGGCTCACCCGCTCCCCCAGGACCTCGGCCATGAACCGCACCAGCCACCGCTGGGACGGGCTGCGCGAGGACTCGTGCCGCGCGTACAGCGCCACCTCGATCGGCTCGGTGTGGAACGGGAGCCGCACCAGGCGCAGTTGGTGGGAGGAGGCGAAGACCTCGCCGACGTACTCGGGGACGATGGCGATCAGGTCGGTCTGCTCCAGCAGGTAGGGCAGCATCGAGAAGCGGGTGGCGTCCACCACCACCCGGTCGAGCAGCCCGTGCGCGGCGAGCACGGCACGCGGGACGACGTGGCCGCTGGGGCCGAAGACGGTGGCGTGGGACTCGGCCGCGAGCTCGGCCAGGGTGACCGACTCGCCCCGCACGCGGGGGTGGCCGGCGGCGACCATGCCGACATAGCGCTCGTGGAAGAGCGGGATCCGCACGGTCCGGTGGGAGGTCAGCACGGGGGTGGCCACGAACGCGTCGATGTCGCCGCGGCGCAGCTGGTGCTCCGCCTCGTCCACGTCCAGCGGCCGCACCGTGAAGGACACCCCGGGAGCCCGCTCGCGGGCCGCGGCCATCAGGCGCGGCAGCAGGGTCACCTCGCCCAGGTCGGACAGGGCCACCGTGAAGCGGCCGGACATGGCCCGCGGGTCGAAGACGTCGGCCTGGCGGACCGTGCCGTCGATGTCGGCGAGGGCCCGCTGCAACGGCTCGTACAGCCGGCGGGCGCCCGCGGTCGGCGTCAGTCCGCGTCCCGTGCGCCGGAACAGCTCGTCGCCGAAGTGCCGGCGCAGCTTGCCCAGGCTGTAGCTGACCGTGGGCTGGGTGACGTGGAGCGTGTCCGCGGTGACCGTGACACTGCCGGTCTCGTACAACAGTACGAAGACGCGGGCGAGGTTGAGGTCGAAGTTCCTCATATCGAAGCACTCTATATCGCGAAGGTAAAAGATTTATTGGTGCTCATGTCAGCGCTTGCCTAGCGTGGCGTGCGTCACTCCGAAAGGAACGCCCGTGCCTTCCGTACGCCGCCTCTGCCACGAGTTCCTGGAGCGCCAGGGCCTCACCACCGTGTTCGGCAACCCCGGCTCCAACGAACTGCCCTTCCTCGCCGGACTCCCCGACAGCTTCCGCTACGTCCTCGGCCTGCACGAGGGTGCCGTCGTCGGCATGGCCGACGGGTACGCACAGGCGACCGGCCGGCCCGTCCTGGTCAATCTGCACGCGGCCTCGGGCTCCGGGAACGCGATGGGCGCGCTGACGAACTCCGTGGCCTCCCGCACCCCGCTCGTGATGGTCGCCGGCCAGCAG of the Streptomyces sp. NBC_01788 genome contains:
- a CDS encoding MFS transporter; this translates as MVNVTPDGQAGPSGSTAPPAAATGLPPQVRQELTRRLRRSRRVLREEDVQIVEPPLLRRAVGASALGNCMEWFDFGVYSYLAATIGKVFFPGASPGAQVISSFATFAAAFVVRPLGGLVFGPLGDRIGRQKVLATTMIMMAVGTFAIGLIPGYKTLGIAAPILLLLARMVQGFSTGGEYGGATTFVAEYSPDRRRGFLSSWLDFGTFVGYALGSALVTALNLLLTDAQMIAWGWRVPFLIAGPLGVIGLYMRLRLEESPAFQQQLDEHERSLAQKSAGSELRSVVRNHWGALLICMGLVLLYNVTNYMVTGFLPTYQTETLHRSSGSADLLVLLGMVWIVLLITFIGRLSDHVGRRPVYGVAAAAVIVLAVPAFLLIKMQGTWAPVCGVLILSTLLACFAAPSAATLPALFPTAVRYAAMGIGFNFAVAAFGGTTPLVTEALVNVTGNDMMPAYYLMLAGAIGLVTVRFLPESAQVPLNGSQPMVGSARERQELITTSRALYKAGEWTPGT
- a CDS encoding ester cyclase, with the protein product MSQQENIAAQAAFGEAVVTGNLDDLAGIVAPDSIDHDPAPGQAPGPEGYKAMFGELRTAFPDLHVEVEHLVVTDDELAFAYTITGTHLGSLMGRPATGKKVSYRGMQISRFDGDGKLVERWGSSDELGMLRQLGLAPV
- a CDS encoding DUF302 domain-containing protein, which codes for MTKQEAGSSGAGAPGILSVASPFTVAETVERLKRAIEAGGMTLFAVVDHGAGAQSVGLTMNDTQVLTFGNPRGGTPAMAARPLLALELPLKALVWDDGHGQVRVAYQDAAELGRRYKVPAELMTPLSGVGDLVRTALAS
- a CDS encoding antitoxin — translated: MSMLDKLKGLLKGHEEQAGKGIGKGGDYVDERTQGKYRSQVDTGQDKLKEQLGRPDPGQDQPPQ
- a CDS encoding cytochrome C oxidase subunit I, whose translation is MTEAAERPDGQPGGPTGLVEQVEGYLLWQTRVAEAEQRARAFTEPMQWLTAAQREEIEEYYVSDCLLRARADLQRIAERCRALRGEYEQRYRQLRARCFALVLMALAVLAGAAVLALALARP
- the ctaD gene encoding aa3-type cytochrome oxidase subunit I; translated protein: MTDVQHTTRETAAPRRHLRPGAVVVNWVTTTDHKTIGSLYLITSFAFFLLGGIMALVMRAELARPGLQMLSNDQFNQMFTMHGTIMLLMFATPLFAGFTNWIMPLQIGAPDVAFPRLNMFAYWLYLFGSLIAVAGFLTPQGAADFGWFAYAPLNDVIHTPGLGADLWILGLGMSGFGTILGAVNFITTIICMRAPGMTMFRMPIFTWNVLLTAVLVLLAFPVLAAALLTLEVDRKWGAHVFEAANGGSLLWQHLFWFFGHPEVYIIALPFFGIVSEVIPVFSRKPIFGYMGLVGATISIAGLSVTVWAHHMFVTGGVLLPFFAFMTFLIAVPTGVKFFNWVGTMWNGSLSFETPMLWSTGFLITFLFGGLTGVILASPPLDFEVSDSYFVVAHFHYVVFGTVVFAMFAGFHFWWPKFTGKMLDERLGKMTFWTLFVGFHTTFLVQHWLGAEGMPRRYADYLAADGFTTLNEISSIGSFLLGLSMLPFFYNVWKTAKYGEKVDTDDPWGYGRSLEWATSCPPPRHNFVTLPVIRSESPAFDLHHPEVSVTDKRENLGLPG
- a CDS encoding LysR family transcriptional regulator — protein: MRNFDLNLARVFVLLYETGSVTVTADTLHVTQPTVSYSLGKLRRHFGDELFRRTGRGLTPTAGARRLYEPLQRALADIDGTVRQADVFDPRAMSGRFTVALSDLGEVTLLPRLMAAARERAPGVSFTVRPLDVDEAEHQLRRGDIDAFVATPVLTSHRTVRIPLFHERYVGMVAAGHPRVRGESVTLAELAAESHATVFGPSGHVVPRAVLAAHGLLDRVVVDATRFSMLPYLLEQTDLIAIVPEYVGEVFASSHQLRLVRLPFHTEPIEVALYARHESSRSPSQRWLVRFMAEVLGERVSPAQLPPSATG